TTTTTTTATGATGAGGAGGGAAGGAAGAGGATGATATATGGGTCCCACATGTCGTTCTTTACTAGAATGGATCTGGTGGCCTGGTTTAGGTAGTGCTGCCGGAGGAAACAGCAAAAAAAAATGAGTAGTACCAGAATAGGTGGCCATCCAAATACAAAAGTTAGGGCCCTGTTTTAGGTAGTagttcttgagatgctcttaGTGTTTGGCCAATAAAAGAATGTTCCATATTAATTACATATAGACTACCAGGTTAATAGGTGACAAAATTAAAGTGCCCGAAAGATTATCCACCACTACCAAACTTATGATTTGATCTGTAGCAACGATATATTTTGGCAAAGCAAGATGACACAAAACACACAGCATAGTTTATTTATTTCTTTTCACAGGAAAGAAGTAAACGTACTGACACACAAATAAAAGGCTGCTTCCGTGAGGCATGTAGAATTCATGCATGCGTTTAGTTACACAACATGAACATATATGTATTGATGACTGAACATCTTGTTCTTGTGACTTATCAATGTAGTGGGAAGAACAACAGTGTTTCCAGCTTCCCTTTCCGCGCAATGGCTCCCACTACAAAGTACAAACTACTCTTCAGTCTTGGTGTCGGACTGACTCACCATTGCACGCATGCAACGCCATCACCTCGATTGTGAACCCCGGGCCGAACCCCACCATGAGCCCCCACTCGCAGCTCCCCTCCTCGTGGTTtcgctggccacggcgaatcaCCTCGTCGAGGACAAAAATCGTAGTCGGGCCCGTCATGTTTCCGTACTCGCTGAGCACCCGCCGGCTGGCCGCCAACTTCGCGGGCTCTAGCCCTAGAGCCTCCGTGAAGCTGTCCATGATCGCGGGGCCACCGGGGTGCACCACCCAGAAGAGGCCATTCCAGTTCCAGCCAACACCACCAATGCCGAGCGGCGGCGACACCGCGTCGACCAGGCACCGCTCGATGTTGCCGCCGACCTGCGCCGCCAGCTCGCCAAACTCGAGGCGGTACTCCATGCCGTCCTTCGTGAGCTCGGCGGCGAGCGCGCGGTCCGTGCCGGGCAGCGTGGCCTGCGACGCCGACACCATCTCGAAGATCGGGCGCTCAACGCCTGCCCGCGGGTCGGCTCCGACGACCACTGCGCCGGCGCCGTCGCCGAAAAGGGCGCGGCCGATGATCCCGTAGCGTTCTTGGGCGGCGTCAGGGACGGCGGCGTAGCCATCCATGACGCTCCACATGTCCGCGCAGGCGACGAGGACTCTCGCGCCGCGGTTGTTCTCGGCGATGTCCTTGGCGATGCGGAGCCCGGCGGAGCTGCCGCTGCAGCCGTGGAAGCAGATCGCCGTGCGCTGCACGGTGGCGCTGAGCCCGAGAAGAGATGCGATGCGGAGGTCGATGTGGGGCAGTTGGGCGCTGGTGCTGGTGGCGAAGACGAGGTGGGTGATGTCTCCGGCCGGGCGGCCCCACTCGGCGATGGCTTTCTCTGCGGCAGCAGCCACAAGTCCTGGCATAACATTGGCCACGACGGCTAGCTTGCCGGGCAGAGTTGGGGCTGCAGGATCCAAGAACTCGGGGTGCTCATGGAAGAGCTCCTCGTTGACTTGCAGGTAGCGTTTTTTTACCTTCATCTTCTCACCTGAGAGACATGTAAACAAGACACCATGGTAAGTGCATTAATAATTGCCATCGTTGCTGCTAAACTTTTCACTCGAGAGGTCGTCGCCTTTGGCTCTAATACCACACTAAGTTGCACAAAACCAGTTGCATATTCTTGCACAGAATTGGGTGTCATTGTATTAAAAATAGAAATAAATTGTTTGTTACATCCGTGTCTTGTAATTTCATATTAATATGTTCATGCCCTTGTAACAAAATGAATAGCCACAACCAAATAAAGCCTAACAACCCAAAAAGAAGGCGATAATTGTAGGTTTGCGATGAGTCAAACTTTCtttagtttgactaaatttatagaaaatagtattaatatttatatctt
This sequence is a window from Miscanthus floridulus cultivar M001 chromosome 10, ASM1932011v1, whole genome shotgun sequence. Protein-coding genes within it:
- the LOC136489062 gene encoding bisdemethoxycurcumin synthase-like, whose amino-acid sequence is MNDRVNELESELQAERMDQQDCDHNGPFSHRQRRHAAMQSASLARGNSRLHTAAATCPSIALRPGNLSEFRQQWRNGGPACVLGVGTANPGNCIQQDDYTDWYFRITKSDHLTHTKAIMKKMCEKMKVKKRYLQVNEELFHEHPEFLDPAAPTLPGKLAVVANVMPGLVAAAAEKAIAEWGRPAGDITHLVFATSTSAQLPHIDLRIASLLGLSATVQRTAICFHGCSGSSAGLRIAKDIAENNRGARVLVACADMWSVMDGYAAVPDAAQERYGIIGRALFGDGAGAVVVGADPRAGVERPIFEMVSASQATLPGTDRALAAELTKDGMEYRLEFGELAAQVGGNIERCLVDAVSPPLGIGGVGWNWNGLFWVVHPGGPAIMDSFTEALGLEPAKLAASRRVLSEYGNMTGPTTIFVLDEVIRRGQRNHEEGSCEWGLMVGFGPGFTIEVMALHACNGESVRHQD